The Leptolyngbya sp. CCY15150 genome contains a region encoding:
- a CDS encoding tetratricopeptide repeat protein, giving the protein MVNRIALTLSVLMATQAIVLPAWAQSPPALISQASSGNEQLNDLLDEGRDLVAAGDYGAALAVYQQAIALEPDNARIYSGIGFAHANQGDYQEAAAAYEQAIALESDNADFYYALGYSQANLGNYDAAAEAYRRATQLSSDYSDAFLGLGVVLVRAERYDEALTALRQLQSLRPNDSRAYEYQGVAYIQQGQHQEAVSALQQAVAITPRSDSYLNLGIALVNLGNMPEALTAFEEAIRRNSGNGRAHLQVGDIRRAQGDLTAAIAAYQQATRVQPDMAEAYRLLGSALLEDENPLWSSVAYRRYTELAPNDPDGFYGLGEALIQRALSYDAVTVFETALDLYRQQGNADGIAKTEEMLNELQ; this is encoded by the coding sequence ATGGTAAACCGAATTGCATTGACCCTAAGTGTTTTGATGGCCACGCAGGCGATCGTCCTCCCGGCTTGGGCCCAATCACCCCCGGCGCTCATCAGTCAAGCGTCGAGCGGCAATGAGCAGCTCAATGACCTGTTAGACGAAGGACGAGACCTGGTGGCTGCGGGAGATTATGGCGCGGCTCTGGCTGTATACCAGCAGGCGATCGCCCTAGAACCTGATAATGCTCGCATCTACTCCGGTATCGGCTTTGCCCATGCCAATCAAGGTGACTATCAAGAAGCTGCCGCTGCCTATGAGCAGGCGATCGCCTTGGAATCGGACAATGCTGATTTTTACTATGCCCTGGGCTATAGCCAGGCGAATCTGGGGAACTATGACGCCGCTGCCGAAGCCTATCGCCGCGCTACCCAGCTCTCCTCGGACTACAGCGATGCCTTCCTCGGTTTAGGGGTGGTGCTGGTGCGGGCAGAACGCTACGACGAAGCCCTAACGGCCCTGCGTCAGTTGCAGTCTCTGCGGCCTAATGATAGTCGAGCCTATGAATATCAAGGTGTTGCCTACATCCAGCAAGGGCAACACCAAGAGGCCGTCTCTGCCTTACAGCAAGCGGTTGCTATTACTCCCCGCAGTGACTCCTACCTCAACCTGGGCATTGCTCTGGTGAACTTGGGCAACATGCCAGAAGCACTCACGGCCTTTGAGGAAGCGATTCGTCGGAATAGTGGTAATGGGCGGGCCCATCTTCAAGTGGGTGATATCCGTCGTGCCCAAGGAGATCTAACGGCAGCGATCGCGGCCTATCAGCAAGCCACCCGCGTTCAGCCAGATATGGCCGAAGCCTATCGGCTGTTGGGCAGTGCGCTCTTGGAAGACGAGAATCCCCTTTGGAGCAGCGTTGCCTATCGCCGCTATACCGAATTAGCGCCTAACGATCCAGATGGATTTTATGGCTTGGGGGAGGCACTCATCCAGCGAGCGCTGTCCTATGATGCGGTGACGGTGTTTGAAACCGCCCTAGATCTCTACCGTCAGCAAGGCAACGCTGACGGCATTGCGAAAACAGAAGAGATGCTCAACGAGTTGCAGTAG
- a CDS encoding YbjQ family protein — MILTTTDVLQGQIVDAYLGIVTAEVVYGSNALRDFFAGIRDIIGGRTGSYERVFEKGHQDALEELEERAARLGADAVIGIEIDTGTINIDDRGALLLVTASGTAIRLRAQ; from the coding sequence ATGATTTTAACAACAACCGATGTCCTTCAGGGACAAATTGTGGACGCCTACCTAGGAATTGTCACCGCTGAGGTGGTCTACGGCAGTAATGCCCTGCGAGACTTTTTTGCTGGCATTCGTGACATCATTGGCGGGCGTACCGGCAGCTATGAGCGCGTCTTCGAGAAGGGGCATCAGGATGCACTCGAGGAATTGGAAGAACGAGCAGCCCGCCTGGGAGCCGATGCGGTGATCGGTATCGAAATCGACACCGGCACCATCAACATCGACGATCGCGGGGCGCTGCTGCTGGTCACCGCTAGCGGCACGGCGATTAGGCTTCGGGCGCAGTAA